One genomic segment of Gemmatimonadaceae bacterium includes these proteins:
- a CDS encoding MBL fold metallo-hydrolase, with protein MRAWALGTGSSGNALVLEAGDGRVLIDAGFPPREMARRLRALDIAPESIEALILTHEHHDHARAAASCATKWRWHTYASAGTWRSLHRPRTGTSFVSGATLDLRTMSVRTMRIAHDAAEPIALVATARESGERLGVAYDVGHATRSLVDALSGLDTLILESNHDEGWLRAGPYPPSVCERIAGPFGHLSNRAAGAVAAACAHRGLTTVVLAHLSRRCNSPELAHASMRAALGRTAFRGRLYVSEQDRPIAIALTDERARQMSLNL; from the coding sequence ATGAGAGCGTGGGCGCTGGGCACCGGCAGCTCGGGCAACGCGCTCGTCCTCGAGGCGGGCGACGGCCGCGTGCTCATCGACGCCGGCTTCCCGCCGCGCGAAATGGCACGCCGGCTTCGCGCGCTCGACATCGCGCCGGAATCGATCGAAGCGCTCATCCTCACGCACGAACACCACGATCACGCGCGCGCCGCGGCCTCATGCGCGACGAAATGGCGCTGGCACACGTACGCGAGCGCGGGGACGTGGCGGTCGCTGCATCGCCCGCGAACCGGCACGTCGTTCGTCAGCGGCGCGACGCTCGATCTCCGCACGATGTCCGTGCGCACGATGCGCATCGCGCACGATGCCGCCGAGCCCATCGCACTCGTTGCGACGGCGCGCGAATCCGGCGAGCGCCTGGGCGTCGCGTACGATGTCGGACACGCGACGCGCTCGCTCGTCGACGCACTCTCCGGACTCGATACGCTCATTCTCGAGTCCAACCACGATGAAGGATGGCTTCGGGCGGGACCGTACCCGCCGAGCGTGTGCGAGCGAATCGCGGGTCCGTTCGGCCACCTGAGCAACCGCGCCGCCGGCGCCGTGGCCGCCGCGTGCGCGCATCGCGGCCTCACGACCGTGGTGCTGGCGCACTTGAGCCGGCGATGCAACAGCCCGGAGTTGGCGCACGCGTCGATGCGCGCCGCGTTGGGCAGGACCGCGTTTCGAGGGCGACTCTACGTGTCGGAACAGGACCGCCCGATCGCGATTGCGCTGACCGACGAGCGGGCACGGCAGATGTCGCTCAATTTGTGA
- a CDS encoding transglycosylase SLT domain-containing protein: MTSRDRRRRVVEWAAAVALAAMCLASPACAAQVHVRVRAGVTLHDVAPSALRNANGSPRVADTVRYEAVWRRIAPGLVRWSHDTRLGIDPGVAAALLAKESGGDSLAVSAAAALGIAQLTAAADTDLRAMATSDRFAWMRREIHRWPRSPLVHDAPASAATIDSLLAAGVLTSRSEYLFDPALGARAAVFWLRMLVDKWTTNTWPGGYGSFARRAIAAGHPLDDDQLANLVIVSYNRGYLVVHDLVARYGAQWTAHLADLGPAGIEAADYLDRVRSYALLFDGVRPP, translated from the coding sequence GTGACTTCCCGTGACCGCCGCCGGCGCGTGGTCGAATGGGCGGCCGCCGTCGCGCTGGCCGCGATGTGCCTGGCATCGCCTGCGTGCGCCGCGCAGGTCCACGTGCGCGTACGCGCCGGCGTCACACTCCACGACGTCGCGCCATCGGCGCTCCGGAACGCCAACGGCAGCCCGCGCGTGGCCGACACGGTCCGCTACGAGGCGGTGTGGCGCCGCATCGCGCCCGGCCTCGTGCGATGGTCGCACGACACTCGGTTAGGCATTGATCCCGGGGTCGCCGCCGCGCTCCTGGCCAAGGAGAGCGGCGGCGATTCGCTGGCCGTGAGCGCCGCCGCTGCGTTGGGCATCGCGCAGCTCACTGCCGCGGCGGACACCGACCTGCGCGCCATGGCGACGTCCGACCGCTTCGCCTGGATGCGCCGCGAGATCCATCGCTGGCCGCGGTCGCCGCTCGTGCACGACGCGCCGGCGTCGGCGGCCACGATCGATTCGCTCCTCGCCGCCGGCGTGCTCACCTCGCGCAGCGAATACCTGTTCGATCCTGCGTTAGGCGCGCGCGCCGCCGTGTTCTGGCTGCGCATGCTCGTCGACAAATGGACCACCAACACCTGGCCCGGCGGCTACGGGAGCTTTGCCCGCCGCGCCATTGCCGCAGGCCATCCGCTGGACGACGATCAGCTCGCCAACCTCGTGATCGTGAGCTACAACCGCGGCTACCTCGTCGTGCACGATCTCGTCGCCCGATACGGCGCGCAGTGGACAGCGCATCTCGCCGACCTGGGCCCAGCGGGCATCGAGGCGGCCGATTATCTCGATCGCGTGCGTTCCTATGCGCTGCTGTTCGACGGGGTGCGCCCGCCCTGA
- the groL gene encoding chaperonin GroEL (60 kDa chaperone family; promotes refolding of misfolded polypeptides especially under stressful conditions; forms two stacked rings of heptamers to form a barrel-shaped 14mer; ends can be capped by GroES; misfolded proteins enter the barrel where they are refolded when GroES binds) produces MAAKELHFDTEARAALKRGVDQLAEAVKVTLGPKGRNVVIDKKFGAPTVTKDGVTVAKEVELADPLENMGAQMVKEVATKTSDLAGDGTTTATVLAQAVFREGLKNVTAGANPMAIKRGIDRAVSAIVEELKKISVPTSGKKEIAQVGTISANNDKEIGDLIAEAMEKVGKDGVITVEEARGLETTLETVDGMQFDRGYLSPYFVTDPEKMEAVLEDAYILIHDKKISSMKDLLPVLEKVAQMGKPLLIIAEDVEGEALATLVVNKLRGTLKVAGVKAPGFGDRRKAMLQDIAVLTNGQVVSEEVGFKLENAVLSDLGHAKRIVIDKDNTTLIDGAGDEKKIEGRINEIRVAIDKSTSDYDKEKLQERLAKLAGGVAVINVGAATESEMKEKKARVEDALHATRAAVEEGIVPGGGVALIRAQRSLKGIKLDSDEQIGVDIIRRAVEEPLRMIVHNAGGEGSIVLEKVRASKDDKFGYNALTDTYEDLMNAGVIDPTKVTRTALQNAASIAGLLLTTEAIVVEKKEEKSAAPAAPGGGMGGMY; encoded by the coding sequence ATGGCTGCCAAAGAACTGCATTTCGATACTGAGGCGCGCGCGGCGCTCAAGCGCGGCGTCGATCAGTTGGCCGAAGCCGTGAAAGTCACGCTCGGCCCCAAGGGACGAAACGTCGTCATCGACAAGAAATTCGGCGCCCCCACCGTGACCAAGGACGGCGTCACGGTCGCCAAGGAAGTCGAGCTCGCCGATCCGCTCGAGAACATGGGCGCGCAGATGGTCAAGGAAGTCGCCACCAAGACGTCCGACCTCGCCGGCGATGGCACCACCACCGCCACCGTGCTCGCGCAGGCGGTCTTCCGCGAAGGCCTCAAGAACGTCACGGCCGGCGCCAACCCGATGGCCATCAAGCGCGGCATCGACCGCGCCGTGTCCGCAATCGTGGAAGAGCTCAAGAAGATTTCCGTTCCCACGAGCGGCAAGAAAGAAATCGCCCAGGTCGGCACGATCTCGGCGAACAACGACAAGGAAATCGGCGACCTGATCGCCGAGGCAATGGAGAAGGTCGGCAAGGACGGCGTCATCACGGTCGAGGAAGCTCGCGGCCTGGAGACGACGCTCGAGACGGTCGACGGCATGCAGTTCGACCGCGGCTATCTCTCGCCGTACTTCGTCACCGATCCGGAGAAGATGGAAGCGGTGCTCGAGGATGCCTACATCCTCATCCACGACAAGAAAATCTCCTCGATGAAGGACCTGCTCCCGGTCCTCGAGAAGGTCGCGCAGATGGGCAAGCCCTTGCTCATCATCGCCGAGGATGTCGAGGGCGAGGCGTTGGCGACGCTGGTCGTCAACAAGCTCCGCGGCACGCTCAAGGTGGCCGGCGTCAAGGCGCCCGGCTTCGGCGACCGCCGCAAGGCGATGCTGCAGGACATCGCGGTATTGACGAACGGACAGGTCGTGAGCGAGGAAGTCGGGTTCAAGCTCGAGAACGCGGTGCTCTCCGACCTCGGTCATGCGAAGCGCATCGTGATCGACAAGGACAACACCACGCTCATCGACGGCGCGGGCGACGAGAAGAAGATCGAGGGCCGGATCAACGAGATCCGCGTCGCGATCGACAAGTCGACGTCGGACTACGACAAGGAGAAGCTGCAGGAGCGCCTGGCCAAGCTGGCGGGCGGCGTTGCGGTGATCAACGTCGGCGCCGCGACCGAGTCCGAGATGAAGGAGAAGAAGGCCCGCGTCGAGGACGCGCTGCACGCCACGCGCGCGGCCGTCGAGGAAGGCATCGTGCCGGGCGGCGGCGTCGCGCTCATTCGTGCGCAGCGTTCGCTCAAGGGCATCAAGCTCGACAGCGATGAGCAGATCGGCGTCGACATCATCCGTCGCGCCGTGGAGGAGCCGCTCCGCATGATCGTGCACAACGCGGGTGGCGAAGGCTCCATCGTGCTCGAGAAGGTGCGCGCGTCGAAGGACGACAAGTTCGGCTACAACGCGCTCACTGACACGTACGAGGATCTGATGAACGCGGGCGTCATCGATCCGACCAAGGTGACGCGCACGGCGCTGCAGAACGCGGCGTCGATCGCGGGACTCCTGCTCACGACGGAAGCGATCGTCGTCGAGAAGAAGGAAGAGAAATCGGCCGCGCCGGCAGCGCCGGGCGGCGGCATGGGCGGCATGTACTGA
- the groES gene encoding co-chaperone GroES, giving the protein MKVNPLADRVVIKALEESEQMRGGLYIPDTAKEKPQQGEIVAVGPGRFEKDKRVPMDVKVGDKVLYGKYSGTEVTIDGEQYLILRESDVLAVIA; this is encoded by the coding sequence GTGAAGGTCAATCCGCTGGCCGATCGCGTCGTCATCAAGGCTCTCGAGGAATCGGAGCAGATGCGCGGCGGTCTCTACATCCCCGACACGGCGAAGGAAAAGCCCCAGCAGGGCGAGATCGTCGCCGTCGGACCGGGCCGCTTCGAAAAGGACAAGCGCGTCCCGATGGATGTCAAAGTCGGTGACAAAGTCCTGTACGGAAAGTACAGCGGCACCGAGGTCACCATCGATGGCGAGCAGTACCTGATTCTCCGCGAATCGGACGTCCTCGCGGTGATCGCCTAA
- a CDS encoding type III pantothenate kinase yields the protein MILAFDVGNTETTIGLFDGRTLVAHWRVMTDASRTPDEIGLELSGLLRSRDVAASAVTGAAIGSVVPPVTGPLAEACLTWLGVTAVVIDGRSALPIALDVDEPLTVGADRIINTLAASRIHHTDTIVVDLGTATTYDCITADGVFLGGVIAPGVRTSLDTLVRRTSKLPATELAAPARAIGKRTEDCIRAGVMFGSVDAIDGIVRRIKAEWPSPREPMVIATGGLAELVAPLCTEVDLVEPYLTLEGLRLAHELLTVGSAD from the coding sequence GTGATACTCGCCTTCGACGTGGGCAACACCGAGACGACCATCGGCCTGTTCGACGGCCGCACGCTCGTCGCGCACTGGCGCGTGATGACCGACGCATCGCGCACGCCGGACGAGATCGGGCTCGAGCTGTCGGGCCTGCTGCGGTCGCGGGACGTCGCGGCCTCCGCGGTCACGGGCGCGGCGATCGGATCCGTCGTGCCGCCCGTCACCGGTCCGCTCGCCGAGGCGTGCCTAACCTGGTTGGGCGTAACGGCGGTCGTCATCGATGGCCGCTCGGCCCTGCCCATCGCGCTGGATGTCGACGAGCCGCTCACCGTCGGCGCCGACCGCATCATCAACACGCTCGCCGCGAGCCGCATCCACCACACCGACACCATCGTCGTCGATCTGGGCACCGCCACGACCTACGACTGCATCACAGCCGACGGGGTGTTCCTGGGCGGCGTCATCGCGCCCGGCGTGCGCACGTCGTTGGACACGCTGGTGCGCCGCACGTCGAAGCTCCCCGCCACCGAGCTCGCCGCGCCGGCGCGCGCGATCGGCAAACGCACCGAAGATTGCATTCGCGCCGGCGTGATGTTCGGCTCCGTCGATGCGATCGACGGCATCGTGCGCCGCATCAAAGCCGAGTGGCCATCGCCGCGAGAGCCGATGGTGATTGCCACCGGCGGCCTGGCCGAATTGGTCGCGCCGTTGTGTACGGAGGTCGACCTCGTCGAACCGTACCTCACGCTCGAAGGACTGCGCCTCGCGCACGAGCTGCTCACCGTCGGCAGCGCCGACTAA
- a CDS encoding biotin--[acetyl-CoA-carboxylase] ligase — protein MAEATFDGCGADELRALLDLPRVEVHDSVTSTLDVAHALGESGAPAGSLVIAERQTAGRGREGRRWTSVAGSGIWLAMLERPTDAAATDVLAIRLGIGAARALDRFAESPVRLKWPNDLFVAAGKVCGILVESRWRDQRIEWVAVGIGINVRLPPDVAHAGALRAGASRVPVLEAVVPAIRGAAAAHGALKEAELGEYAQRDMARGRACRLPAPGVVQGIDARGSLLVATAVGDVTCRSGSLVFEEDA, from the coding sequence GTGGCTGAAGCAACCTTCGACGGCTGTGGAGCGGACGAGCTGCGGGCGCTGCTCGATCTGCCGCGCGTCGAGGTGCACGACAGTGTGACGTCGACGTTGGACGTCGCGCATGCGTTAGGCGAATCGGGCGCGCCGGCGGGCTCGCTGGTGATCGCCGAGCGCCAGACGGCGGGCCGCGGACGCGAGGGGCGGCGCTGGACGTCGGTCGCCGGCAGCGGCATCTGGCTCGCGATGCTCGAACGGCCAACGGACGCCGCGGCGACCGACGTGCTGGCGATTCGGTTAGGCATCGGCGCCGCGCGGGCGCTCGACCGCTTTGCCGAATCGCCGGTGCGGCTCAAGTGGCCGAACGATCTGTTCGTCGCCGCGGGGAAGGTGTGCGGCATTCTGGTCGAGTCGCGCTGGCGCGACCAGCGCATCGAATGGGTGGCGGTGGGCATCGGCATCAACGTGCGCCTCCCGCCCGATGTGGCGCACGCCGGCGCGCTCCGCGCGGGTGCATCGCGCGTGCCGGTGCTCGAGGCCGTGGTGCCCGCCATCCGCGGCGCCGCGGCGGCGCACGGCGCGCTCAAGGAGGCCGAGTTGGGCGAATACGCGCAACGCGACATGGCGCGCGGCCGCGCCTGCCGCCTGCCGGCGCCGGGAGTGGTGCAGGGCATCGATGCGCGCGGCTCGCTCCTCGTCGCCACCGCCGTCGGCGACGTCACGTGCCGGTCCGGCTCTCTCGTCTTCGAGGAGGACGCGTGA
- a CDS encoding undecaprenyl-diphosphate phosphatase, giving the protein MTLFQAIVLGIIQGLSEFLPISSSAHLALTPWLLHWPEPGLSFDVALHTGTLVAVLGYFRDEWIRLARAAWEIVTTRTVATESQRRVVLLVIATIPGGIAGLALDKYAETTFRAPALIAWAMIILGVLLWLADRGAREVRTLHDMNWRDALLIGIAQIFALIPGVSRSGSTITAGLADRFDRESAAVFSFLMSMPIIAAAAILKVPHVLHEQGLSAPLVAGVLASAISGWLAIAALLRYVTRRSYGIFALYRVLAGVAVLLIVHYRG; this is encoded by the coding sequence ATGACGCTCTTCCAGGCAATAGTGCTGGGCATCATCCAGGGTTTGTCCGAGTTTCTGCCCATCAGCAGCTCGGCCCACCTGGCGCTCACACCGTGGTTGCTCCACTGGCCGGAGCCGGGCCTGTCGTTCGACGTCGCCCTGCACACCGGGACGCTCGTGGCCGTGCTCGGCTATTTTCGCGATGAGTGGATCCGGCTCGCCCGGGCCGCATGGGAGATCGTCACCACGCGAACGGTCGCGACCGAGTCGCAGCGGCGGGTGGTGTTGCTCGTCATCGCGACGATTCCCGGTGGCATCGCCGGTCTCGCGCTCGACAAGTACGCGGAGACCACGTTCCGCGCGCCGGCGCTCATCGCGTGGGCCATGATCATCCTCGGCGTTCTGCTCTGGCTCGCCGATCGCGGCGCGCGCGAGGTTCGCACGTTGCACGACATGAACTGGCGCGACGCGCTGCTCATCGGGATCGCGCAGATCTTCGCGCTCATTCCCGGCGTATCGCGCTCCGGCTCCACGATTACCGCCGGGCTCGCCGATCGGTTCGACCGGGAGAGCGCGGCGGTGTTCAGCTTTCTCATGAGCATGCCGATCATTGCCGCTGCCGCGATCCTCAAAGTGCCGCACGTGCTGCACGAGCAGGGACTGAGCGCGCCGCTCGTCGCGGGGGTGCTGGCGTCGGCGATCAGCGGCTGGCTCGCCATCGCCGCGCTGCTCCGCTATGTGACGCGCCGGAGCTATGGCATCTTTGCCTTGTATCGCGTGCTGGCCGGTGTGGCCGTACTCCTCATCGTGCACTATCGTGGCTGA
- a CDS encoding UbiA family prenyltransferase → MRARLANALLRLARWPNVALAASGVAFGAWWVGWGPGERIALAAVGAACLTVTANVWNDIADIEIDRLAHPDRPLPSGRLSTRAARAIATTAGVLGVALEAAALPELGALSVAVVALMYAYSPWIKRAGLLGNVVVAVLASLPFLYGAWAVGRPRGAISLVIIAVPLHLAREVAKDLEDAPADAGSRRTLPVSAGVSVAVAVLSVASLAFLLLLLPFVAARPWFAAAVLPAAALVLYAVGIAVRGHRGSPLVFKLAMICAMAAFLTIRP, encoded by the coding sequence ATGCGCGCACGATTGGCTAACGCGCTGCTCCGGCTGGCGCGTTGGCCCAACGTCGCGCTCGCGGCGTCGGGCGTGGCCTTCGGCGCATGGTGGGTGGGGTGGGGCCCCGGAGAGCGCATCGCGCTCGCCGCGGTCGGCGCGGCCTGCCTAACCGTGACCGCCAATGTCTGGAACGACATCGCCGACATCGAGATCGACCGCCTCGCGCACCCGGACCGGCCGCTGCCCTCGGGACGCCTGTCCACGCGCGCGGCGCGCGCCATTGCGACGACCGCCGGTGTGTTGGGCGTCGCGCTCGAAGCGGCAGCGTTGCCCGAGCTCGGCGCCCTGAGCGTGGCGGTCGTTGCGCTCATGTACGCGTACAGCCCGTGGATCAAGCGCGCCGGATTGTTGGGCAACGTCGTCGTCGCCGTGCTCGCGTCGCTCCCGTTTCTCTATGGCGCATGGGCCGTGGGCCGGCCGCGCGGCGCCATCAGCCTCGTGATCATCGCCGTCCCGCTGCACCTCGCTCGCGAGGTGGCCAAGGATCTCGAGGACGCGCCCGCCGACGCCGGCTCTCGGCGCACGCTGCCCGTGAGCGCCGGCGTCTCCGTTGCCGTCGCCGTGCTGTCGGTCGCATCGCTCGCGTTTCTGCTCCTCCTGCTCCCGTTCGTCGCCGCCCGACCGTGGTTTGCGGCAGCCGTGCTTCCGGCCGCCGCGCTCGTGCTCTATGCCGTAGGCATCGCGGTTCGTGGCCACCGCGGGAGCCCGCTCGTCTTCAAGCTCGCCATGATCTGCGCCATGGCCGCGTTCCTAACGATCCGTCCCTGA
- the bshA gene encoding N-acetyl-alpha-D-glucosaminyl L-malate synthase BshA — protein MKIGITCYPTYGGSGAVATDLGIALAERGHEVHFITYQQPFRLPAFLPRIFFHEVDVVRYPLFEYPPYDLALAVRMHQVVQEHRLDILHAHYAIPHATSAWIAKEMLENDDVDVRIITTLHGTDITLVGQDPSFQTITKFSIERSDGLTAVSQFLKHETYKAFGCTGCAVEVIHNFVDPVLYNRASHSPQLREQLGSNGDRAVVMHVSNFRPVKRVRDIVQIFARIRRERPAVLVMVGDGPERTSAEQEARDLNVQDDTYFLGKIDVVAPLLASADLFLLPSQSESFGLSALEALSCGVPVVASRVGGIPEVVTDGVTGVLRDVGDVDGMAAASLELLGDRVRWQQMSAAAAADARRRFARDDMVARYEAFYARTIG, from the coding sequence ATGAAGATCGGCATTACCTGTTATCCGACGTACGGCGGATCCGGTGCGGTGGCCACCGATCTCGGCATCGCGCTCGCCGAGCGCGGGCACGAAGTGCACTTCATCACGTATCAGCAGCCGTTTCGCCTGCCCGCGTTCCTGCCGCGCATCTTCTTCCACGAAGTCGACGTCGTGCGCTACCCGCTGTTCGAGTATCCGCCTTACGACCTCGCGCTCGCGGTGCGCATGCACCAGGTGGTACAGGAGCACCGCCTCGACATTCTCCATGCGCACTACGCCATCCCGCACGCCACGAGCGCGTGGATCGCCAAGGAAATGCTGGAGAACGATGACGTCGACGTGCGCATCATCACGACGCTGCACGGCACCGACATCACGCTCGTTGGGCAGGACCCGTCGTTCCAGACCATCACCAAGTTTTCGATCGAGCGCTCCGACGGCCTGACGGCCGTGTCGCAGTTTCTCAAGCACGAGACGTACAAGGCGTTCGGCTGCACCGGCTGCGCCGTGGAAGTGATCCACAATTTCGTGGACCCGGTACTGTACAACCGCGCGTCGCATTCGCCGCAGCTCCGCGAGCAGTTAGGCAGCAACGGCGACCGCGCCGTGGTCATGCACGTGTCCAACTTCCGGCCCGTGAAGCGGGTGCGCGACATCGTGCAGATCTTTGCGCGCATCCGCCGCGAGCGGCCCGCCGTGCTGGTGATGGTCGGCGACGGGCCCGAGCGCACGTCCGCCGAGCAGGAAGCGCGCGACCTCAACGTGCAGGACGACACGTATTTCCTGGGGAAGATCGACGTCGTCGCGCCGCTGCTCGCCAGCGCCGATCTCTTTTTGCTGCCCAGCCAGAGCGAATCGTTCGGATTGAGCGCGCTCGAGGCGCTGTCGTGCGGCGTGCCGGTGGTCGCGTCGCGGGTGGGCGGCATTCCCGAGGTCGTGACCGACGGCGTGACGGGCGTCCTGCGCGACGTCGGCGACGTGGACGGCATGGCCGCTGCGTCGCTCGAGCTGCTCGGCGACCGCGTGCGCTGGCAGCAGATGAGCGCGGCCGCGGCGGCAGATGCGCGCCGCCGGTTCGCCCGCGACGACATGGTCGCCCGGTACGAAGCGTTTTATGCGCGCACGATTGGCTAA
- the miaA gene encoding tRNA (adenosine(37)-N6)-dimethylallyltransferase MiaA, whose protein sequence is MAAGRLRVVTGPTGAGKSALVLALAARAPLGIVSADSRQVYRGFDIGTAKPTAAERACVPHFGIDVADPHTRYSAAAWANGATAWIDDIRHAGREPVVVGGTGFYVRALTSPLFLEPELDVRRRQDIAKHLRTLRLQELQRWCTALDPARAGLGRAQLERAIEVALLTGIPLSEWHRTAPGAKPLRARYLVVDPGPALGPMLAARLDAMLAGGWPDEARALDAGVSAAAPAWNATGYAAVRSLARGELGMAAAREQILIATRQYAKRQRTWIRNQLSPDDVTRIDPRDPDALDRALAWWHDAREGMG, encoded by the coding sequence TTGGCCGCCGGTAGGCTCCGCGTCGTCACCGGCCCCACGGGCGCGGGCAAGAGCGCGCTCGTGCTGGCGCTCGCCGCCCGCGCGCCGTTAGGCATCGTGAGCGCCGATTCGCGGCAGGTCTACCGCGGTTTCGACATCGGCACTGCCAAGCCGACCGCCGCCGAGCGCGCGTGCGTGCCGCATTTCGGCATCGACGTCGCCGACCCCCACACACGCTATTCGGCCGCCGCATGGGCGAACGGTGCGACCGCGTGGATCGACGACATCAGACACGCCGGTCGCGAACCCGTGGTCGTGGGCGGCACGGGCTTCTATGTGCGCGCGCTCACATCGCCGCTCTTCCTGGAACCGGAGCTCGATGTCCGTCGGCGCCAGGACATCGCGAAGCATCTGCGCACGCTTCGCCTGCAGGAATTGCAGCGATGGTGCACCGCGCTCGACCCCGCGCGTGCCGGCCTCGGCCGTGCGCAGCTCGAGCGCGCCATCGAAGTCGCGTTGCTCACGGGGATTCCGCTTTCGGAGTGGCATCGTACCGCGCCGGGGGCGAAGCCGCTGCGCGCGCGATATCTTGTAGTCGATCCAGGCCCCGCGTTGGGGCCGATGCTCGCAGCGCGGCTGGATGCGATGCTCGCCGGAGGGTGGCCCGACGAGGCCCGCGCGCTGGATGCAGGCGTCTCGGCCGCCGCGCCGGCGTGGAACGCCACCGGTTACGCGGCCGTACGTTCGCTCGCGCGCGGAGAGTTAGGCATGGCCGCCGCTCGCGAGCAGATTCTGATCGCGACGCGCCAGTACGCCAAGCGTCAACGCACGTGGATTCGCAATCAGCTGTCGCCGGACGACGTCACGCGTATCGATCCGCGTGATCCCGATGCGCTCGACCGCGCGCTGGCCTGGTGGCACGACGCTCGTGAGGGGATGGGATGA